A genomic region of Miscanthus floridulus cultivar M001 chromosome 3, ASM1932011v1, whole genome shotgun sequence contains the following coding sequences:
- the LOC136542807 gene encoding zinc finger CCCH domain-containing protein 53-like isoform X1: MDAYEATKVVFSRIQALDPDHAAKIMGSLLIQDHGEKEMIRLAFGPEALLHTVMAKARKDLGLLPAPGSGSGTPTSAAHSPFLLSRQNSGRSGGGGAGTAPSPLSVSSPSSWAPPPVFSRSNSVVSNGAAAEEALAAVGEDLMSPAAGGKAPPSPFFAAGDPLLYELQLQEQLAFLNDAGGGHQLPLLDAAGECRSPGSADAAVFFPYGGLGWANGGGPGHRRSSSVSELCLGGADGLGWKPCLYYARGYCKNGSACRFVHGGLPDDATALAGAKMDTATLEQQCQDILLRSKSQRLAAAAAFPYSPTGSLPGSPSAATKCLSLLLQQQQNENQRAAAAAAAAALMLGGDDAHKFMGRPRLDRADLASMMNPGSRQIYLTFPADSTFREEDVSNYFSIYGPVHDVRIPYQQKRMFGFVTFVYPETVKLILAKGNPHFICDARVLVKPYKEKGKVPDKYRKQQLQGERVDFSNGLDARDHFDLHQLGARMLQHSHSANEMLLRRKLEEQQQAMELQSRRLMGLQLLDLKTRSSPSPIGMPFSPTRAVASPTVESPPDSAGEHGPKDSSGFLLPQRGAVNGGDKEESAGDASPNADSDQSAEHNLPDSPFAWPTKKSAATAFSRDPFAPSDSEIAAAAAASPGRNATAASFAGINNGGGLTGHLRPSALDIPSPKPYFFPMSRLSSDHGAGAIGM, from the exons ATGGACGCCTACGAGGCCACCAAGGTGGTGTTCTCGCGGATCCAGGCGCTGGACCCGGACCACGCCGCCAAGATCATGGGCTCCCTCCTCATCCAGGACCACGGCGAGAAGGAGATGATACGCCTCGCCTTCGGCCCCGAGGCGCTGCTCCACACCGTCATGGCCAAGGCGCGCAAGGACCTCGGCCTGCTCCCGGCACCGGGCTCCGGCTCGGGCACGCCCACCTCCGCCGCGCACTCGCCGTTCCTCCTCTCACGCCAGAACTCCGGCcgcagcggcggtggtggcgccgGCACCGCGCCGTCGCCGCTCTCGGTGTCGTCGCCCTCGTCGTGGGCACCGCCGCCCGTGTTCTCCAGGAGCAACAGCGTCGTCAGCAAtggcgcggcggcggaggaggcgtTGGCCGCCGTCGGGGAGGACCTCATGAGCCCGGCCGCAGGCGGGAAGGCCCCGCCGTCGCCCTTCTTCGCCGCCGGGGACCCGCTCCTCTACGAGCTCCAGCTGCAGGAGCAGCTCGCGTTCCTCAACGACGCCGGCGGCGGCCACCAGCTGCCCCTGTTAGACGCCGCCGGCGAGTGCCGGAGCCCCGGGTCTGCCGATGCCGCCGTGTTCTTCCCGTACGGCGGCCTCGGCTGGGCCAATGGCGGCGGCCCAGGGCACCGCCGGAGCTCGTCGGTCAGCGAGCTCTGCCTCGGCGGGGCCGACGGACTCGGCTGGAAGCCCTGCCTGTACTACGCCCGCGGGTACTGCAAGAACGGCAGCGCTTGCCGGTTCGTGCACGGCGGCCTCCCCGACGACGCCACCGCTCTCGCCGGTGCTAAGATGGACACCGCCACCTTGGAGCAGCAGTGCCAGGACATCCTGCTGCGCTCCAAGTCCCAgcgccttgccgccgccgccgccttccccTACTCCCCGACCGGCTCGCTCCCTGGCTCCCCGTCCGCGGCTACCAAGTGCCTCAGCTTgctcttgcagcagcagcagaacgAGAACCAGAG GGCGGCAGCTGCAGCGGCCGCCGCGGCTCTGATGCTGGGCGGCGACGACGCGCACAAGTTCATGGGGCGGCCGCGGCTGGACCGCGCCGACTTGGCGAGCATGATGAACCCGGGCTCGCGCCAGATTTACCTCACCTTCCCGGCGGACAGCACCTTCCGCGAGGAGGACGTCTCCAACTACTTCAG CATCTACGGCCCCGTCCACGACGTGCGCATCCCGTACCAGCAGAAGCGCATGTTCGGGTTCGTCACCTTCGTGTACCCGGAGACGGTGAAGCTGATCCTGGCCAAGGGCAACCCGCACTTCATCTGCGACGCGCGCGTGCTCGTCAAGCCCTACAAGGAGAAGGGCAAGGTCCCCGACAAGTACAG GAAGCAGCAACTGCAAGGCGAGAGGGTGGATTTCTCCAACGGGTTGGACGCCAGAGACCACTTCGATCTGCACCAGCTCG GTGCGAGGATGCTGCAGCACTCGCACAGCGCGAACGAGATGCTGCTGAGGAGGAagctggaggagcagcagcaggccatggagCTCCAGAGCCGCCGCCTGATGGGGCTGCAGCTGCTGGACCTCAAGACTCGCTCGTCGCCGAGCCCCATCGGCATGCCCTTCAGCCCCACGCGAGCCGTCGCCTCTCCTACCGTCGAGTCGCCGCCCGATTCAG CAGGGGAACACGGCCCCAAGGACAGCAGCGGCTTCCTTCTTCCTCAGAGGGGAGCGGTCAACGGAGGCGATAAGGAGGAATCTGCCGGCGATGCGAGCCCGAACGCAGACAGTGACCAAAG TGCCGAGCACAACCTGCCGGACAGCCCGTTCGCGTGGCCGACCAAGAAGTCCGCCGCCACGGCGTTCTCTCGCGATCCTTTCGCGCCCAGCGACTCGGAGATCGCCGCCGCAGCTGCTGCCTCGCCTGGTCGTAACGCCACGGCCGCCTCCTTTGCCGGCATCAACAATGGCGGTGGCCTCACTGGCCATCTCAGGCCGTCTGCTCTGGACATACCTTCGCCGAAGCCCTACTTCTTCCCCATGTCCAG GCTGTCCTCCGATCACGGCGCCGGCGCGATCGGGATGTAA
- the LOC136542807 gene encoding zinc finger CCCH domain-containing protein 53-like isoform X2, whose translation MDAYEATKVVFSRIQALDPDHAAKIMGSLLIQDHGEKEMIRLAFGPEALLHTVMAKARKDLGLLPAPGSGSGTPTSAAHSPFLLSRQNSGRSGGGGAGTAPSPLSVSSPSSWAPPPVFSRSNSVVSNGAAAEEALAAVGEDLMSPAAGGKAPPSPFFAAGDPLLYELQLQEQLAFLNDAGGGHQLPLLDAAGECRSPGSADAAVFFPYGGLGWANGGGPGHRRSSSVSELCLGGADGLGWKPCLYYARGYCKNGSACRFVHGGLPDDATALAGAKMDTATLEQQCQDILLRSKSQRLAAAAAFPYSPTGSLPGSPSAATKCLSLLLQQQQNENQRAAAAAAAAALMLGGDDAHKFMGRPRLDRADLASMMNPGSRQIYLTFPADSTFREEDVSNYFSIYGPVHDVRIPYQQKRMFGFVTFVYPETVKLILAKGNPHFICDARVLVKPYKEKGKVPDKYRKQQLQGERVDFSNGLDARDHFDLHQLGARMLQHSHSANEMLLRRKLEEQQQAMELQSRRLMGLQLLDLKTRSSPSPIGMPFSPTRAVASPTVESPPDSGEHGPKDSSGFLLPQRGAVNGGDKEESAGDASPNADSDQSAEHNLPDSPFAWPTKKSAATAFSRDPFAPSDSEIAAAAAASPGRNATAASFAGINNGGGLTGHLRPSALDIPSPKPYFFPMSRLSSDHGAGAIGM comes from the exons ATGGACGCCTACGAGGCCACCAAGGTGGTGTTCTCGCGGATCCAGGCGCTGGACCCGGACCACGCCGCCAAGATCATGGGCTCCCTCCTCATCCAGGACCACGGCGAGAAGGAGATGATACGCCTCGCCTTCGGCCCCGAGGCGCTGCTCCACACCGTCATGGCCAAGGCGCGCAAGGACCTCGGCCTGCTCCCGGCACCGGGCTCCGGCTCGGGCACGCCCACCTCCGCCGCGCACTCGCCGTTCCTCCTCTCACGCCAGAACTCCGGCcgcagcggcggtggtggcgccgGCACCGCGCCGTCGCCGCTCTCGGTGTCGTCGCCCTCGTCGTGGGCACCGCCGCCCGTGTTCTCCAGGAGCAACAGCGTCGTCAGCAAtggcgcggcggcggaggaggcgtTGGCCGCCGTCGGGGAGGACCTCATGAGCCCGGCCGCAGGCGGGAAGGCCCCGCCGTCGCCCTTCTTCGCCGCCGGGGACCCGCTCCTCTACGAGCTCCAGCTGCAGGAGCAGCTCGCGTTCCTCAACGACGCCGGCGGCGGCCACCAGCTGCCCCTGTTAGACGCCGCCGGCGAGTGCCGGAGCCCCGGGTCTGCCGATGCCGCCGTGTTCTTCCCGTACGGCGGCCTCGGCTGGGCCAATGGCGGCGGCCCAGGGCACCGCCGGAGCTCGTCGGTCAGCGAGCTCTGCCTCGGCGGGGCCGACGGACTCGGCTGGAAGCCCTGCCTGTACTACGCCCGCGGGTACTGCAAGAACGGCAGCGCTTGCCGGTTCGTGCACGGCGGCCTCCCCGACGACGCCACCGCTCTCGCCGGTGCTAAGATGGACACCGCCACCTTGGAGCAGCAGTGCCAGGACATCCTGCTGCGCTCCAAGTCCCAgcgccttgccgccgccgccgccttccccTACTCCCCGACCGGCTCGCTCCCTGGCTCCCCGTCCGCGGCTACCAAGTGCCTCAGCTTgctcttgcagcagcagcagaacgAGAACCAGAG GGCGGCAGCTGCAGCGGCCGCCGCGGCTCTGATGCTGGGCGGCGACGACGCGCACAAGTTCATGGGGCGGCCGCGGCTGGACCGCGCCGACTTGGCGAGCATGATGAACCCGGGCTCGCGCCAGATTTACCTCACCTTCCCGGCGGACAGCACCTTCCGCGAGGAGGACGTCTCCAACTACTTCAG CATCTACGGCCCCGTCCACGACGTGCGCATCCCGTACCAGCAGAAGCGCATGTTCGGGTTCGTCACCTTCGTGTACCCGGAGACGGTGAAGCTGATCCTGGCCAAGGGCAACCCGCACTTCATCTGCGACGCGCGCGTGCTCGTCAAGCCCTACAAGGAGAAGGGCAAGGTCCCCGACAAGTACAG GAAGCAGCAACTGCAAGGCGAGAGGGTGGATTTCTCCAACGGGTTGGACGCCAGAGACCACTTCGATCTGCACCAGCTCG GTGCGAGGATGCTGCAGCACTCGCACAGCGCGAACGAGATGCTGCTGAGGAGGAagctggaggagcagcagcaggccatggagCTCCAGAGCCGCCGCCTGATGGGGCTGCAGCTGCTGGACCTCAAGACTCGCTCGTCGCCGAGCCCCATCGGCATGCCCTTCAGCCCCACGCGAGCCGTCGCCTCTCCTACCGTCGAGTCGCCGCCCGATTCAG GGGAACACGGCCCCAAGGACAGCAGCGGCTTCCTTCTTCCTCAGAGGGGAGCGGTCAACGGAGGCGATAAGGAGGAATCTGCCGGCGATGCGAGCCCGAACGCAGACAGTGACCAAAG TGCCGAGCACAACCTGCCGGACAGCCCGTTCGCGTGGCCGACCAAGAAGTCCGCCGCCACGGCGTTCTCTCGCGATCCTTTCGCGCCCAGCGACTCGGAGATCGCCGCCGCAGCTGCTGCCTCGCCTGGTCGTAACGCCACGGCCGCCTCCTTTGCCGGCATCAACAATGGCGGTGGCCTCACTGGCCATCTCAGGCCGTCTGCTCTGGACATACCTTCGCCGAAGCCCTACTTCTTCCCCATGTCCAG GCTGTCCTCCGATCACGGCGCCGGCGCGATCGGGATGTAA